Proteins from one Listeria weihenstephanensis genomic window:
- a CDS encoding aldo/keto reductase, protein MELRSADTKGFHNGQEIPLVGLGVWKMADEREAVEAIQIAVDAGYRAIDTAKVYENEEFVGRAIREVDVPRETLTITTKLWNADHGYDETLRAFETSMKKLQLDYLDLYLIHWPVGSYKDSWRAMERLYNEGLVKSIGVSNFHQHHLENLFTTANEKPVIDQIEMHPLLSQKPLRSYLESQDIVHEAWSPLAKGGELLNNPVLKSIAEARDLTVAQVILRWHLNNGSVIIPKSVTPERIRSNIDLFDFDLSAADMEQIDALNEDKRTGSDPDSEEFLAREWK, encoded by the coding sequence ATGGAGTTGAGAAGTGCGGATACGAAGGGGTTTCATAATGGACAGGAGATTCCGCTTGTTGGGCTTGGGGTTTGGAAAATGGCGGATGAGCGGGAAGCTGTTGAGGCGATTCAGATTGCTGTGGATGCTGGGTACCGGGCGATTGATACGGCGAAGGTCTATGAGAATGAGGAGTTTGTTGGGCGCGCGATTCGGGAAGTCGATGTCCCACGTGAAACATTAACGATTACGACGAAGCTGTGGAACGCGGATCATGGTTATGATGAGACGTTGCGTGCTTTTGAAACTTCTATGAAAAAATTGCAACTGGATTATCTAGATTTGTATTTGATTCATTGGCCAGTGGGAAGTTATAAGGATTCTTGGCGTGCAATGGAGCGATTGTATAATGAGGGATTGGTGAAATCGATTGGTGTGAGTAATTTTCATCAACATCATTTAGAAAATTTGTTTACGACGGCGAATGAAAAACCAGTGATTGATCAGATCGAAATGCACCCGCTATTATCGCAAAAACCGTTGAGATCTTATTTAGAAAGTCAGGATATTGTGCATGAAGCTTGGTCGCCACTCGCGAAAGGTGGGGAGTTGCTGAATAATCCTGTATTGAAATCAATTGCGGAGGCTCGAGATTTGACGGTTGCGCAGGTGATTTTGCGTTGGCATTTGAATAATGGATCGGTGATTATTCCTAAATCTGTGACACCAGAACGGATTCGTAGCAATATTGATTTATTTGATTTTGATTTGAGTGCTGCGGATATGGAGCAGATTGATGCGCTGAATGAAGACAAACGTACAGGATCCGATC